The Pseudomonas allokribbensis genome has a window encoding:
- a CDS encoding choline ABC transporter substrate-binding protein, with product MKRLISSCVLALSGTAFLSASVMAAEPASCQNVRMGVVNWTDVIATSAMTQVLLDGLGYSTKQTSASQQIIFAGIRDQRLDLFLGYWNPLMTQTITPFVDANQVKVLQAPSLKDARATLAVPTYLADKGLKTFADIAKFEKELGGKIYGIEPGSGANTQIKAMIAKNQFGLGKFQLVESSEAGMLAAVDRAVRRKEAVVFFGWAPHPMNVNVKMTYLTGSDDALGPNEGMATVWTVTAPKYAEQCPNVGRLLSNLTFTAEDESRMMQPLLDHKDAFESAKQWLKDHPQDKQRWLEGVTTFDGKPAAENLQLTSK from the coding sequence ATGAAACGACTGATCAGCAGCTGTGTTCTCGCACTCAGCGGTACCGCGTTTTTAAGCGCCAGTGTCATGGCGGCCGAACCTGCCTCGTGCCAGAACGTGCGCATGGGCGTCGTGAACTGGACCGACGTGATCGCCACCAGCGCCATGACCCAGGTTCTGCTCGACGGCCTCGGCTACAGCACCAAACAAACCAGCGCCTCCCAGCAAATCATCTTCGCCGGGATCCGCGACCAGCGTCTGGACCTGTTCCTCGGCTACTGGAACCCGTTGATGACCCAGACCATCACCCCGTTCGTCGACGCCAATCAGGTCAAAGTCCTCCAGGCCCCGAGCCTCAAGGATGCCCGCGCCACCCTCGCCGTACCGACCTATCTGGCGGACAAGGGTCTGAAAACCTTCGCCGATATCGCCAAGTTCGAGAAAGAACTGGGCGGCAAGATCTACGGCATCGAGCCAGGCTCGGGCGCCAACACCCAGATCAAGGCGATGATCGCCAAGAACCAGTTCGGCCTCGGCAAATTCCAGCTCGTGGAATCGAGCGAGGCCGGCATGCTTGCCGCCGTCGATCGCGCCGTGCGCCGCAAGGAAGCCGTGGTGTTCTTCGGCTGGGCGCCGCACCCGATGAACGTCAACGTGAAGATGACTTATCTGACCGGCAGCGACGACGCCCTCGGCCCGAACGAAGGCATGGCCACCGTGTGGACCGTCACCGCGCCGAAATACGCCGAACAATGCCCGAACGTCGGCCGCCTGCTGAGCAACCTGACGTTCACCGCCGAAGACGAGAGCCGGATGATGCAGCCGCTGCTCGATCACAAGGACGCTTTCGAATCGGCCAAGCAATGGCTCAAGGATCACCCGCAGGACAAACAGCGCTGGCTCGAAGGCGTGACCACCTTCGATGGCAAACCGGCGGCTGAAAACCTCCAGCTCACCAGTAAATAA
- a CDS encoding 3-keto-5-aminohexanoate cleavage protein, whose amino-acid sequence MNHDVIITCALTGAGDTTAKSPHVPVTPKQIAAAAVEAAKAGATVVHCHVRDPQTGKFSRDVALYREVMERIREADVDIIVNLTAGMGGDLEIGPGENPMEFGPNTDLVGPLTRLAHVEELLPEICTLDCGTLNFGDGDTIYVSTPAQLRAGAKRITELGVKAELEIFDTGHLWFAKQMIKEGLLDNPLFQLCLGIPWGAPADTTTMKAMVDNLPADAVWAGFGIGRMQMPMAAQAVLLGGNVRVGLEDNLWLDKGVLATNGQLVERATEILSRLGARVLTPAEGRKKMGLTQRG is encoded by the coding sequence ATGAACCACGACGTCATCATCACCTGCGCACTCACCGGTGCTGGCGACACGACCGCCAAGAGCCCTCACGTGCCGGTCACTCCAAAACAGATCGCCGCAGCCGCTGTGGAAGCGGCCAAGGCCGGCGCCACCGTCGTGCATTGCCATGTCCGCGACCCGCAGACCGGCAAGTTCAGCCGTGACGTGGCGCTGTACCGCGAAGTCATGGAGCGCATCCGCGAAGCCGACGTCGACATCATCGTCAACCTCACCGCCGGCATGGGCGGCGACCTGGAAATCGGCCCGGGCGAGAACCCGATGGAGTTCGGCCCGAACACCGATCTGGTCGGCCCGCTGACCCGTCTGGCCCACGTCGAGGAGCTGCTGCCGGAAATCTGCACCCTGGATTGCGGCACCCTGAACTTCGGCGACGGCGACACCATTTACGTCTCCACCCCGGCGCAACTGCGCGCCGGAGCCAAGCGCATCACCGAGCTGGGCGTGAAGGCGGAGCTTGAGATTTTCGACACCGGTCACCTGTGGTTCGCCAAACAGATGATCAAGGAAGGCCTGCTCGACAACCCGCTGTTCCAGCTGTGCCTGGGCATCCCGTGGGGGGCGCCGGCCGATACCACCACCATGAAAGCCATGGTCGACAACCTGCCCGCTGACGCGGTGTGGGCCGGCTTCGGCATCGGCCGGATGCAAATGCCGATGGCGGCGCAAGCGGTGCTGCTCGGCGGCAACGTGCGGGTCGGTCTGGAAGACAACCTGTGGCTGGACAAAGGCGTGCTGGCGACCAACGGCCAACTGGTCGAACGCGCCACCGAAATCCTCAGCCGCCTCGGTGCTCGCGTGCTGACCCCGGCTGAAGGTCGCAAGAAAATGGGCCTGACCCAGCGCGGCTGA
- a CDS encoding L-carnitine dehydrogenase — MSFITEIKTFAALGSGVIGSGWVARALAHGLDVVAWDPAPGAEAALRKRVANAWGALEKNGLAPGASQDRLRFVATIEECVRDADFIQESAPERLELKLELHSKISAAAKPNALIGSSTSGLLPSEFYESSTHPERCVVGHPFNPVYLLPLVEVVGGKNTAPEAVQAAMKVYESLGMRPLHVRKEVPGFIADRLLEALWREALHLVNDGVATTGEIDDAIRFGAGLRWSFMGTFLTYTLAGGDAGMRHFMSQFGPALQLPWTYLPAPELTDKLIDDVVDGTSDQLGRHSISALERYRDDCLLAVLEAVKTTKEKHGMSFSE; from the coding sequence ATGAGCTTTATCACCGAAATCAAAACCTTCGCAGCACTGGGCAGCGGCGTCATCGGCAGCGGCTGGGTCGCCCGCGCCCTCGCCCATGGCCTCGACGTGGTGGCCTGGGACCCGGCGCCGGGTGCCGAAGCAGCGCTGCGCAAACGCGTGGCCAATGCCTGGGGCGCGCTGGAGAAAAACGGTCTGGCACCGGGTGCTTCGCAGGATCGTTTGCGGTTTGTCGCGACCATTGAAGAGTGCGTACGCGATGCGGATTTCATCCAGGAAAGCGCCCCGGAACGCCTCGAACTGAAACTGGAACTGCACAGCAAGATCAGCGCGGCGGCCAAGCCCAATGCCCTGATCGGCTCCAGCACCTCGGGCCTGTTGCCGAGCGAGTTCTACGAGAGCTCGACCCACCCGGAACGTTGCGTGGTCGGTCACCCGTTTAACCCGGTTTACCTGCTGCCGCTGGTTGAAGTGGTCGGCGGCAAGAACACCGCGCCGGAAGCGGTTCAAGCGGCGATGAAAGTCTACGAATCCCTCGGCATGCGCCCGCTGCATGTGCGCAAGGAAGTGCCGGGGTTCATCGCCGACCGCCTGCTCGAAGCGCTGTGGCGCGAGGCGCTGCACCTGGTCAACGACGGTGTGGCGACCACCGGTGAAATCGATGATGCGATCCGCTTTGGTGCCGGTCTGCGCTGGTCGTTCATGGGTACGTTTTTGACCTACACCCTGGCCGGTGGCGATGCGGGCATGCGTCACTTCATGTCGCAGTTCGGCCCGGCGTTGCAGTTGCCGTGGACCTATCTGCCGGCACCGGAACTGACCGACAAGTTGATCGACGACGTGGTGGATGGCACCAGCGATCAACTGGGGCGACACAGTATTTCGGCGCTGGAGCGCTATCGTGATGATTGCCTGCTGGCGGTGCTTGAGGCGGTGAAGACCACCAAAGAGAAGCACGGGATGAGTTTCAGCGAGTGA
- a CDS encoding thioesterase family protein: MPTLTTYQTRIIPDWVDYNGHLRDAFYLLIFSYATDALMDRLGMDSNNREASGNSLFTLELHLNYLHEVKLDAEVEVRTQIIGHDQKRLHLYHSLHLAGGDKELAGNEQMLLHVDLAGPRSAPFTPDTLSRLQAIVAEQADLPAPAYIGRVIALPPAR; encoded by the coding sequence ATGCCCACCCTCACCACCTACCAAACCAGAATCATCCCCGACTGGGTCGATTACAACGGCCACCTGCGCGACGCCTTCTATCTGCTGATCTTCAGCTACGCCACCGACGCCCTGATGGACCGCCTCGGTATGGACAGCAACAACCGCGAGGCCAGCGGTAACTCGCTGTTCACCCTCGAACTGCACCTCAACTATCTGCACGAAGTGAAGCTCGATGCCGAGGTCGAAGTGCGCACACAGATCATCGGTCACGACCAGAAACGCCTGCACCTCTATCACAGCCTGCACCTGGCCGGCGGTGACAAGGAACTGGCCGGCAACGAACAGATGCTGCTGCACGTCGACCTCGCCGGGCCGCGTTCGGCTCCGTTTACCCCGGACACCCTGAGCCGCCTGCAAGCCATCGTCGCCGAACAGGCCGACCTGCCCGCTCCGGCTTACATCGGCCGGGTCATCGCATTGCCGCCAGCCCGGTAA